From the genome of Streptacidiphilus sp. PB12-B1b:
CGCTGCGCAAGACCGGGACGGACGGGCACCGGGTGTCGTCCGCGCCGGTCTGGCTGGGCGTGCTGGGCGCGGTGTCGGTGGCTGCCAGCTTCGCCGCGGTGCTGACGTTCTCCACCAGCGTGCTGTCCAGCGCGGGCCAGGAGGCCGTCGGCGGGCTGCTGAGCGTGCTCGCGGTCGGCCTGGTCACGGCGATGGTGTTCTGGATGCGCCGCACCGCCGCTGGACTGTCCCGGCAGCTGCGCGGCGAGGTGGAGCGCGCGGCGGCGGTCGGTGCGGGGGCGCTCGCGCTCACCGCGTTCCTCGCGGTCGGCCGCGAGGGCCTGGAGACGACGCTGTTCCTGTGGACGGCCGTCAAGGCGTCCGGATCGACGGTTGCGCCGCTGGTGGGCGCCGGGCTGGGGCTGGCCGCCGCCGTGTCGGCGTGCTGGCTGCTGTACCGGCAGGCTGTGCGCCTCAACCTGGGGGTGTTCTTCAGTCGCACGGCGCTGGCGCTGATCGTGGTCGCCGCCGGGGTGCTCGCGTACGGCCTGGGTGACCTCCAGGACGCGGGCCTGCTGCCGGGCACGCACTGGGTCGCCTTCGACCTGACCGCGCACCTGGACCCGAACTCCTGGTGGGTGTCGATCATCACCGGATTCACCGAGCTCGCGCCCAGGATGACGGCGCTCCAGGTGGTGGCCTGGATCGTCTACCTGGCCGTGGTGGTCCCGCTGTTCGTCCGCGCCGGACGCCCCGCTCCCGCGCCCCGCACCGCAGCCGAAGGCCCCGTGCCTGCCGCGGCCCCCGCAGCCGCGGCGCCCGGAGCCTCCGTGGGGGCCGAGGCCCCCGGCCGCTGGGTACGGCTGGCCGGGCAGCGCCCCTGGCCGGTGGCCGCCGTGCTGGTGGTCGTCCCGACGCTGGCCGCCACCGCCGCCGTCCTGGCACTGCCCTCCGCCGCCGCGGCCACGGTGACGGTCACCCGCACCCGCTGCGCCCAGGAGTGGACCTCCGCCCGGGCCGGCAGCCAGACCATCGCGGTCGCCAACAGGACCGACAGGGCGGGCGAGATCGACCTGGTCAACGCCTCGGGGGCAGTGGTCGCCGAGATCGAGACCATCGGGCCCGCCACCACCGCCGATATGACCGCGACCCTCGGCAGCGGCTCCTACGCCATCAAATGCCTGATGTCCGGCCAGGCTGCGGCCTCCTCGGCCAGCGTCCAGGTCAGCGGCTCCAGCACGCAGGCCGCGCCCGCCGCGGTGAAGCCGGTCACCCTCCAGGAGCTGACCGGCCCCAACGACGCCTACCAGCACTACGCGGCGGGCGTGCTGACCCGGCTCACCGCCGACGTCGCCGCCATCCGCACCGACCTGACCGCCGGCAACCTGGCCGCCGCCAAGTCCGACTGGCTGACCGCCCAGCTGGACTGGGAGGAGGTCGGAGCCTCGTACGACAGCTTCGGCGACGCGGGCACCGCGGTCGACGGACTGCCCGACGGCCTGCCGAACGGCGTCCAGGACAGCGGCTTCACCGGTCTGCACCGGCTGGAGTACGGCCTGTGGCACGGCCAGAGCGCGGCCCAGTTGCTGCCGCAGGTCTCCACGCTCAGCGCCGACGTCGCCGAGGTGAGCCGGAACCTGGCCACCGACGACGAGGCGGGCGACCCGACCAACCTGCCGATCCGCGCCCACGAGATCATGGAGGACGCGTTGCGCGACCACCTCTCCGGGATCGACGACGAGGGCGCCGGTGCCGCCTACCCGCAGACCTGGGCCGACGTGCAGGTCACCCGTACCGTGCTCGGCGAGCTGTCCGGCCCGCTCACCGCCCGGGCGCCGAAGCTGCTGCCGCTGGCGGAACAGCAGCTGGACACGCTCCAGTCCGCGCTACTGGCCACCCGCACCGACGGCCAGTGGCATACCCCGCAGCCGGCCCCGCAGCAGGCCCCGGCGGCCGCTCGCCAGCAGGTGGACGCCGCCATCGGCGCCCTGCTGGAGACCCTGGACCAGGTCCCGGACCTGCTGGAAGTCCCGCCCAGCCACTGACCTGCCCGAAGACACCCCCACCCGACGACACCCCACCCGATGAGCACGTACCAGGAAGACAGGCGTCCGAAGATGAATGTCAGCCGTCGCAGGTTCCTCTCCGGCGCCGCCGCGGGCGCCGCCGGCACCGCCCTGACCGGCGGAATGCTCATCGGCGGTGCGCAGGCCGACGCCCGCGCCGCCGACAGCGGCCCGGCCACGGCCGACTCCTACCCGTTCCACGGCGCTCACCAGGCCGGCCTGCTCACCCCCGGCCCGGCCGACAAGCAGGCCGCCGCCTGCTACGCGGCCTTCGACGTCACCGCCACCGGCACGGCGGAGCTGGCCGAGCTGATGAGGACGCTGACCGGGCGGGCCCGCTTCCTGGCCACCGGTGGCACGCCCCCCGACCTGGGCGTCGGCCAGCCGCCCTCGGACAGCGACGTCCTCGGGCCGGTCGTGCCCGCCGACGGACTGACCGTCACCGTCTCCGTCGGCTCCAGCCTCTTCGACGACCGCTTCGGCCTGGCCGCGGACAAGCCCCGCAAACTGACGCCGATGCGGATCTTCCCCGACGACTCGCCCGATCCGGCCTGGATGCACGGAGACCTGCACCTCCAGATCTGCGCCAACCACCCCGACACCGTCCACCACGCCATCCGCGACATCGCCAAGCACACCCGGGGCGCGATGCAGCTGCGCTGGAAGATCGAGGGCTACAACTCCCCGCCCCGGCCCTCCGGCACCGGCCGCAACCTGCTCGGCTTCAAGGACGGCACCGCCAACCCCACCGGCACCACCGCGCAGCAGCTGATCTGGGTGGACGACCCGGCCGAGCCCGCCTGGGCCCAGGGCGGCTCGTACCAGGTGGTCCGGCTGATCCGGATGCTCGTCGAGTTCTGGGACCGGGTCTCCATCAACGAGCAGGAGGGCATGTTCGGCCGCCGTCGCGACTCCGGCGCGCCGCTGGACGGCACCAACGAGTTCGACACCCCCGACTACGCCGCCGACCCGCACGGCAACGTCATCCCCCTCGACTCGCACATCCGGCTCGCCAACCCGCGCACCCGGCAGACCGCCGACCAGCGGCTGCTGCGCCGCTCCTACAGCTACGACCTCGGCCTCGACCAGAACGGCAACATCCAGGCCGGGCACATCTTCACCTGCTACCAGCAGGACGTGCACCGGCAGTTCGAGACCGTCCAGACCCGGCTGATCGGCGAGCCGCTCATCGACTACGTCCAGCCCTTCGGCGGCGGCTACTTCTACGTCCTGCCCGGCCTGGCCGACACCACCGACTGGTACGGCCGCACCCTGCTGGCCTGACCAGAACGGACGATGGCGTTCGCAGACCCCATCCCGGTGGGCAACGGGCGTTGTGGCCGATGGCGTGATCATCGGCAGGTGATCGACGGGATCTTGCACCGGGTGTGAACCGGTGTGCACTGGCGTGACCTGCCAGAGCCGTTCGGGCCGTGGAAGACGGCCGAGGAGTCAACGCAGAGACCAAGATGATCAAGCGTCAGATGTACGGCCGCGCAGGGTTCGCCTTCCTACGGCACCGAATCCTCCTGGGCTGACACCACCCTCCGTCAGCACCGAATCAGCGACAGAGCCAGTCGCTGGAAAGACCCCTCCTGTCGGCTGCGCCATTGGGCGTACATTGCTCCTTCCGATGGCCCAGCCGAGCGGGTCGCTCTGCGGTCGCCTCCGCTACGGGTGTTTGAGTCGCCGAAGTCATTCAAACGCGTCCGGAGCAGTGGTAGCGGCGAACCTGAGGCCGGGTGTTCCCGACGATCTGGTAGGCCGTTGATGAGGAGACACCAGTGACTACAGGCACGGACGCCGAGAAGGGGACGTCGCTACCGCTCCTCCGAGGCCAGAAGGCCCTGGTGACGGGGGCGAATTCGGGCATCGGCAAGGCGACAGCGATCGCACTGGGACGGGCGGGAGCTGATGTCGTCGTCAACTATGTCTTCGGCCCCGAGGCCGCCGAAGAGGTCGTCCAGGAGATCCAGGGCTTCGGTGTGCGCGCCTACGCGCACGAGGCCGACGTCTCCGACGAGGGCCAGGTTGTCGCCATGGTCGCCAAGATGGTCGAGGAACTCGGCACCATCGACGTGATGGTGGCCAACGCGGGACTGCAGCGGGACGCCGCCATCACCGAGATGACCGTCGACCAGTGGCACAAGGTCCTGGACGTGAACCTGACCGGCCAGTTCCTTTGCGCCAGAGAGGCGGCCAAGGAATTCCTGCGCCGGGGCATCGTCCCGGAGGTCTCTCGATGCGCGGGAAAGATCATCTGCATGAGCTCGGTCCACCAGATCATCCCCTGGTCGGGGCACGTGAACTACGCCGCTTCCAAGGGCGGAGTGCTGATGCTGATGCAGACGCTGGCCCAGGAACTCGGCCCGCACGGGATCCGGGTCAACGCCGTGGCGCCGGGCGCCATCCGCACCCCCATCAACCGCAGTGCCTGGGACACGCCCGAGGCCGAGGCCGATCTCCTGCGGTTGATCCCGTACCGCCGGGTGGGCGACCCGGAGGACATCGCCGACGCGGTGACCGTCCTGGCCTCCGACCTGATGGACTACGTCGTGGGCAGCACACTCTTCGTCGACGGCGGGATGACTCTCTTCCCCGGCTTCGCCACCGGAGGCTGACCCCCGTGGACGACCACATCGCCCCACGCAGGGTGGTGATCCTCGGCGGCGGCTTCGCCGGGCTGTTCGCTGTGCGAGCGCTCCGCAGGGCACCGGTCGCCGTGACCCTGGTCGACCGCAACGCCCACCATCTCTTCCAACCACTGCTGTACCAGTGCGCCTCGGGCATCCTCTCCAGCGGCCAGATCACCCAGCCGCTGCGCGCCGTCCTGCGCCGCCACGGCAACGTCCGCTGCCTACTGGCGACGGCCACCGGCGTGGACGTCTACGCGCGCGTCGTCCACGCCGAGCGTGCGGACGGCACATCAGTCTCCCTTCCCTACGACGAACTGATCGTCGGCATCGGCGTGAAGCAGTCCTACTTCGGGCACAACGAGTTCGCCCAGCACGCCCCGGGCATGAAGACGCTCGATGACGCCTTGGCCGTACGCCGCAAGATCTACTGTGCCTTCGAGATGGCAGAGTCGGTCACCGAGCGCCGGGCGGTCGTCAAGGTGGGCCGGTTCCACGCATCCGGGGTGCTGGGGGTGGCTGATCTGGCTGTTCATCCACATCGTGTTCCTCACCGGCTTCCGGAGCCGGTTCGGGGCACTGCTCAGCTGGGCGGTGGTCTTCGCCTCCGGCTCCCGACGTGAACGCGCCTTCGCGTCGACCGACACACCTGCCACCCCGGTAGGCGGACAGTCCCCGTCCGGTGCGGCGGCCGGCCCGACCGTCCCCGCCACGATCCACCGAGGCCCACATGAACACCGCAGCAGACCTCCTGGCGAGCGGCCCCGCGCAACTGCTGCCCGCGCGCCAGCTCATGGCCTTCACCCTGGCCTCCCACATCATCCTGGTGCCGCTGGGCGTGGCACTGCCGTTCATCACGCTCGTCATGCACCATCGGGGTCTGCGGAAGAACGACCCTGTCGCCCTGCTGCTCGCCCGGCGCTGGTCGGCCGTCATGGCCGTCCAGTTCGCTGTCGGCGTCGTCACCGGCACGGTCCTGTCCTTCGAGTTCGGGCTGCTGTGGCCGAAGATGATGGGCCGTTGGGGGGACGTCTTCGGTCTCGGTTTCGGAGTGGAGGCGTGGGCGTTCTTCCTGGAGGCGATCCTCATCGCGATCTACCTGTACGGATGGCGCAGGCTCAAACCATGGACGCACTTCTGGCTCGCCACACCGCTACCTTT
Proteins encoded in this window:
- the efeU gene encoding iron uptake transporter permease EfeU is translated as MREGLEAGLVVSILLAALRKTGTDGHRVSSAPVWLGVLGAVSVAASFAAVLTFSTSVLSSAGQEAVGGLLSVLAVGLVTAMVFWMRRTAAGLSRQLRGEVERAAAVGAGALALTAFLAVGREGLETTLFLWTAVKASGSTVAPLVGAGLGLAAAVSACWLLYRQAVRLNLGVFFSRTALALIVVAAGVLAYGLGDLQDAGLLPGTHWVAFDLTAHLDPNSWWVSIITGFTELAPRMTALQVVAWIVYLAVVVPLFVRAGRPAPAPRTAAEGPVPAAAPAAAAPGASVGAEAPGRWVRLAGQRPWPVAAVLVVVPTLAATAAVLALPSAAAATVTVTRTRCAQEWTSARAGSQTIAVANRTDRAGEIDLVNASGAVVAEIETIGPATTADMTATLGSGSYAIKCLMSGQAAASSASVQVSGSSTQAAPAAVKPVTLQELTGPNDAYQHYAAGVLTRLTADVAAIRTDLTAGNLAAAKSDWLTAQLDWEEVGASYDSFGDAGTAVDGLPDGLPNGVQDSGFTGLHRLEYGLWHGQSAAQLLPQVSTLSADVAEVSRNLATDDEAGDPTNLPIRAHEIMEDALRDHLSGIDDEGAGAAYPQTWADVQVTRTVLGELSGPLTARAPKLLPLAEQQLDTLQSALLATRTDGQWHTPQPAPQQAPAAARQQVDAAIGALLETLDQVPDLLEVPPSH
- the efeB gene encoding iron uptake transporter deferrochelatase/peroxidase subunit; the protein is MNVSRRRFLSGAAAGAAGTALTGGMLIGGAQADARAADSGPATADSYPFHGAHQAGLLTPGPADKQAAACYAAFDVTATGTAELAELMRTLTGRARFLATGGTPPDLGVGQPPSDSDVLGPVVPADGLTVTVSVGSSLFDDRFGLAADKPRKLTPMRIFPDDSPDPAWMHGDLHLQICANHPDTVHHAIRDIAKHTRGAMQLRWKIEGYNSPPRPSGTGRNLLGFKDGTANPTGTTAQQLIWVDDPAEPAWAQGGSYQVVRLIRMLVEFWDRVSINEQEGMFGRRRDSGAPLDGTNEFDTPDYAADPHGNVIPLDSHIRLANPRTRQTADQRLLRRSYSYDLGLDQNGNIQAGHIFTCYQQDVHRQFETVQTRLIGEPLIDYVQPFGGGYFYVLPGLADTTDWYGRTLLA
- a CDS encoding SDR family oxidoreductase is translated as MTTGTDAEKGTSLPLLRGQKALVTGANSGIGKATAIALGRAGADVVVNYVFGPEAAEEVVQEIQGFGVRAYAHEADVSDEGQVVAMVAKMVEELGTIDVMVANAGLQRDAAITEMTVDQWHKVLDVNLTGQFLCAREAAKEFLRRGIVPEVSRCAGKIICMSSVHQIIPWSGHVNYAASKGGVLMLMQTLAQELGPHGIRVNAVAPGAIRTPINRSAWDTPEAEADLLRLIPYRRVGDPEDIADAVTVLASDLMDYVVGSTLFVDGGMTLFPGFATGG
- a CDS encoding NAD(P)/FAD-dependent oxidoreductase, whose amino-acid sequence is MDDHIAPRRVVILGGGFAGLFAVRALRRAPVAVTLVDRNAHHLFQPLLYQCASGILSSGQITQPLRAVLRRHGNVRCLLATATGVDVYARVVHAERADGTSVSLPYDELIVGIGVKQSYFGHNEFAQHAPGMKTLDDALAVRRKIYCAFEMAESVTERRAVVKVGRFHASGVLGVADLAVHPHRVPHRLPEPVRGTAQLGGGLRLRLPT